In Gammaproteobacteria bacterium, the DNA window CATCGCCGGTTATCGCGCGGTGCTCGAAGCGACAACGCTCTACGGCCGTTTCTTTCCGATGATGATGACGTCGGCCGGCTCGGCCAAACCGGCGCGCGTAGTCGTGCTCGGCGCCGGTGTCGCCGGCTTGCAGGCGATCGCGACCGCGCGCCGCCTCGGTGGGCAAGTGTGGTCGTACGACGTGCGCCCGGAAGTGAAAGAACAAATCCTGTCGCTCGGCGCCAAGTTCATCGAGTTCGATCTCGGCGAATCCGGTGCCGGCAGCGGCGGCTACGCCAAGCAGCTGTCGGAAGACGCGCAGAAGCGCCAGCAGCAACTGCTGACCGAAGAGCTGAAGAAAGCCGACATCATTATCTCCACTGCGCAAATCCCCGGCCGGCCGGCGCCGGTGCTGATCACCGAAGACGCCGTCAAAGGCATGCGCGACGGTGCGGTGATCGTCGATCTTGCCGCCGGCAGCGGCGGTAATTGCCCGTTGACCGAAGCCGACAAGGTCGTGATCAAGCATGGCGTCGTGCTCTGCGGCATCACTAACTTTCCATCGCGCATGCCGACCGACGCCAGCAGTTTCTTCGCACGCAACGTCTACAACTTTTTGCAGCTCGCGATCGAACAGCACGACAAGCTATGGCGCTGCAAGGTGGACTACTTGGCGGACGAAATTACGGCGAAGACGTTAATGACTCACCAAGGTCAAGTGAAGGCGGAGACCTCGAAGATGACGAAGCAGCGGGCAGGAGCGCAATCATGAGCGGAGCGATCGTCGCGCTGTACGTATTCGTGTTGGCGTGCTTTATCGGTTACTACGTTATCTGGGGCGTCACGCCGTCGTTGCACACACCGCTGATATCGCTAACCAACGCGATCTCCGGCATCGTCATCGTCGGCGCCATTTTGGTATCCGGCGCCGCTGAAGACAGCATTCCGATTCAAGTCA includes these proteins:
- a CDS encoding Re/Si-specific NAD(P)(+) transhydrogenase subunit alpha — encoded protein: MRVGVPSETAAGEARVAATPETVRKLRTAGIEVAVAHDAGKQAFINDEAYRSAGAEIVTQAAAFAADIVCKVQKPSFDEIRQLKRGAVLIALLDPFVDDGTFDALAQQGIDTFALESIPRISRAQSMDVLSSQANIAGYRAVLEATTLYGRFFPMMMTSAGSAKPARVVVLGAGVAGLQAIATARRLGGQVWSYDVRPEVKEQILSLGAKFIEFDLGESGAGSGGYAKQLSEDAQKRQQQLLTEELKKADIIISTAQIPGRPAPVLITEDAVKGMRDGAVIVDLAAGSGGNCPLTEADKVVIKHGVVLCGITNFPSRMPTDASSFFARNVYNFLQLAIEQHDKLWRCKVDYLADEITAKTLMTHQGQVKAETSKMTKQRAGAQS
- a CDS encoding NAD(P) transhydrogenase subunit alpha is translated as MSGAIVALYVFVLACFIGYYVIWGVTPSLHTPLISLTNAISGIVIVGAILVSGAAEDSIPIQVIGFVAVLLASINIFGGFAVTQRMLAMFKKKK